Proteins encoded within one genomic window of Streptomyces rubradiris:
- a CDS encoding acyl-CoA synthetase → MTQAQGSTVDGMLRRSARRTPARVAVEYGDRAWTYEQLDDAVSRAASLLLAGGRAPGDRVAAYGHNSDAYLIAFLACARAGLVHVPVNHNLTGDDLAYVLGQSGSALVLADPALTGRLPDGTRTLPLRDTGDSLLALLPGAPPYDGPEPRAEDLVQLLYTSGTTALPKGAMMTHRSLVHAYLSAITALDLEAGDRPVHALPLYHSAQTHVFLLPYLAVGATNLILDAPYGDRLFDLIETGRVDSLFAPPTVWIGLAGRPDFATRDLSGLRKAYYGASVMPVPVLRRLRERLPHLAFYNCFGQSEIGPLATVLGPEEHDARPDSCGRPVLFVDARVVDADGEDVPVGVPGEIVYRSPQLCEGYWDRPEETAEAFRGGWFHSGDLAVRDAEGYLTIVDRVKDVINSGGVLVASRQVEDVLYTHEAVAEAAVIGLPDERWIEAVTAVVVPRAEVTEDQLIAHVKDRIAPFKAPKRVLFVPELPRNASGKILKRELRDRFGD, encoded by the coding sequence ATGACGCAGGCACAAGGCAGCACCGTCGACGGGATGCTGCGGCGCAGCGCCCGGCGCACCCCGGCGCGCGTCGCCGTCGAGTACGGCGACCGGGCATGGACGTACGAGCAACTGGACGACGCCGTCTCCCGCGCGGCCTCGCTGCTGCTCGCCGGGGGCCGCGCGCCCGGTGACCGGGTCGCCGCCTACGGCCACAACTCCGACGCCTATCTGATCGCCTTCCTCGCCTGCGCCCGCGCGGGCCTGGTCCATGTGCCGGTCAACCACAACCTCACCGGCGACGACCTGGCCTATGTCCTCGGCCAGTCCGGCAGCGCGCTCGTCCTCGCCGACCCCGCCCTCACCGGGCGGCTGCCGGACGGCACGCGGACGCTGCCGCTGCGCGACACCGGCGACTCGCTGCTCGCCCTGCTCCCGGGGGCACCGCCGTACGACGGCCCGGAACCCCGCGCCGAGGACCTCGTGCAACTGCTGTACACCTCCGGCACCACCGCCCTGCCCAAGGGCGCGATGATGACCCACCGGTCCCTGGTGCACGCCTACCTGAGCGCCATCACGGCCCTCGACCTGGAGGCCGGCGACCGGCCCGTGCACGCGCTGCCGCTGTACCACTCGGCGCAGACGCACGTGTTCCTGCTTCCGTACCTGGCGGTCGGTGCGACGAACCTCATCCTGGACGCGCCCTACGGGGACCGGTTGTTCGACCTGATCGAGACCGGCCGCGTGGACAGTCTGTTCGCCCCGCCGACCGTCTGGATCGGCCTCGCGGGTCGGCCGGACTTCGCGACCCGGGACCTGTCCGGGCTGCGCAAGGCCTACTACGGCGCGTCGGTCATGCCCGTCCCGGTGCTGCGGCGACTGCGCGAACGGCTGCCGCACCTCGCCTTCTACAACTGCTTCGGCCAGAGCGAGATCGGTCCGCTGGCCACCGTCCTCGGCCCCGAGGAGCACGACGCGCGGCCGGACTCCTGCGGACGTCCCGTCCTGTTCGTCGACGCCCGGGTGGTCGACGCGGACGGCGAGGACGTCCCCGTCGGGGTCCCGGGTGAAATCGTCTACCGCTCCCCGCAGTTGTGCGAGGGCTACTGGGACCGGCCCGAGGAGACCGCCGAGGCCTTCCGCGGCGGCTGGTTCCACTCCGGGGACCTCGCGGTGCGGGACGCCGAGGGCTATCTCACCATCGTCGACCGCGTGAAGGACGTCATCAACTCCGGCGGCGTACTGGTGGCTTCACGCCAGGTGGAGGACGTGCTCTACACCCACGAGGCGGTCGCCGAGGCCGCCGTGATCGGCCTGCCCGACGAACGGTGGATCGAGGCCGTCACCGCGGTCGTCGTCCCGCGCGCCGAGGTGACGGAGGACCAGCTCATCGCCCATGTGAAGGACAGGATCGCCCCGTTCAAGGCGCCCAAACGCGTGCTGTTCGTCCCGGAGTTGCCGCGCAACGCCAGCGGCAAGATCCTCAAACGCGAACTGCGCGACCGCTTCGGCGACTAG